In a single window of the Limnochorda sp. L945t genome:
- the priA gene encoding replication restart helicase PriA, whose amino-acid sequence MAGGAARSVVVAIDPDEAVIDRPLSYAAPPGHGLPPPGTRVRVPLQRRLVWGWVVAHEAAPPGIRLKPVAAVGEEADRCDDEALDLARWMARRYLAPLGAALKVVAPPPSLRRPRPGRPSSESASRRDGREAPPLTGAQEAAVVAIERALEAGEHRVFLLWGVTASGKTRVYEQAVASCLAAGRSAVVLVPEIALTPQLVRVFRQRFGDVVVLHSQMSATERRMRWERVRSGEARVVIGARSAVFAPVVRPGLFVLDEEHESSYKQDESPRYHARDVAIERARRAGAVVLLGSATPSMESVWQARQGHYGLLEMPGRIDGRPMPSVLVVDLREELAATGRVSPLSRPLHEALKRTLEQREQAILFVNRRGFSGAMACRECGHSWRCPHCDVSLTYHHTAAGGRLRCHYCGYETAMASICPRCGSRQVAPVGFGTQKVQAALAEAFPGVPVLRLDADTTTRRRSHERILEEFANSRPAVLVGTQMVAKGHDFPGVTLAAAVLADVTLHLPDFRAAERTLQQLVQVSGRAGRGERAGTVVIQTFQPHHHSIQAAALGDLRGFYAEELAFRRRLSYPPFGQLIRMVASDPDEARAREWATELARRMEEASHGRGVKVFGPAPAPIARIRDRYRWQVVVRGPDGEVRQLAGAVTQALGGRGRRRPEAFTVDVDPVSVL is encoded by the coding sequence GTGGCTGGCGGCGCAGCCCGCAGCGTCGTCGTCGCCATCGACCCGGACGAGGCAGTGATCGACCGTCCCCTCAGCTACGCGGCCCCACCCGGGCATGGCCTGCCCCCTCCCGGCACGCGGGTACGGGTGCCCTTGCAGCGCCGGCTGGTTTGGGGCTGGGTCGTCGCTCACGAGGCCGCTCCGCCCGGGATCCGTCTCAAGCCCGTGGCTGCCGTGGGCGAGGAGGCGGACCGGTGCGACGACGAGGCGCTGGACCTGGCCCGCTGGATGGCCCGGCGCTATCTGGCACCGCTCGGAGCCGCGCTCAAGGTGGTGGCGCCTCCCCCGTCGTTGCGGCGGCCCCGGCCGGGCCGGCCCTCTTCGGAGAGCGCTTCCCGGCGGGACGGCCGGGAAGCACCGCCCTTGACCGGAGCCCAGGAGGCGGCGGTCGTCGCCATCGAGCGGGCGCTCGAGGCCGGCGAGCACCGCGTCTTCTTGCTCTGGGGCGTGACCGCCAGCGGGAAGACCCGGGTGTACGAGCAGGCGGTGGCCTCTTGCCTGGCCGCCGGGCGGTCGGCGGTCGTGCTGGTGCCCGAGATTGCGCTCACCCCCCAGCTGGTGCGGGTCTTCCGCCAGCGCTTCGGGGACGTCGTGGTGCTCCACAGCCAGATGTCGGCGACGGAGCGCCGTATGCGGTGGGAGCGGGTCCGCTCGGGGGAGGCCCGGGTCGTCATCGGCGCCCGATCCGCCGTCTTCGCCCCGGTGGTGCGACCAGGCCTGTTCGTGCTGGACGAAGAGCACGAGTCCTCGTACAAGCAGGACGAATCCCCGCGCTACCACGCCAGGGACGTGGCCATCGAGCGGGCCCGCCGCGCGGGGGCGGTGGTGTTGCTGGGTAGCGCCACTCCCTCGATGGAGTCCGTCTGGCAAGCCCGCCAGGGCCATTACGGCCTGCTCGAGATGCCCGGCCGGATCGACGGGCGTCCCATGCCCTCCGTGCTCGTGGTGGATCTGCGAGAGGAGCTGGCCGCCACGGGCCGGGTATCGCCTCTGAGCCGCCCGCTCCACGAGGCGCTCAAGCGGACGCTGGAGCAGCGGGAGCAGGCCATCTTGTTCGTCAACCGGCGAGGCTTCTCCGGTGCCATGGCGTGCCGGGAGTGCGGGCACAGCTGGCGGTGCCCGCACTGCGACGTGAGCCTGACCTACCACCATACCGCTGCCGGCGGCCGGTTGCGCTGCCATTACTGCGGCTACGAGACGGCGATGGCGTCGATCTGTCCCCGGTGCGGGAGCAGGCAGGTCGCCCCGGTGGGCTTCGGGACGCAAAAGGTGCAGGCGGCCCTGGCCGAGGCGTTCCCCGGCGTGCCCGTGCTGCGGCTCGACGCGGATACGACCACGAGGCGGCGTTCCCACGAGCGGATCCTGGAGGAGTTCGCCAACAGCCGGCCTGCCGTCCTGGTGGGCACCCAGATGGTGGCCAAAGGGCACGATTTCCCGGGAGTGACGCTGGCGGCGGCGGTCCTGGCGGACGTCACGCTGCACCTTCCGGACTTCCGGGCCGCCGAACGGACGCTCCAGCAGCTCGTCCAGGTCTCCGGCCGGGCAGGCAGGGGCGAGCGGGCCGGCACGGTGGTCATCCAGACCTTTCAGCCGCATCACCACAGCATCCAGGCGGCCGCCCTCGGGGACCTGCGCGGCTTTTATGCCGAGGAACTGGCCTTCCGGCGGCGGCTCTCGTATCCGCCGTTCGGGCAGCTGATCCGGATGGTCGCCTCCGACCCCGACGAGGCGAGAGCCCGGGAGTGGGCCACGGAGCTGGCGCGCCGGATGGAGGAGGCGTCGCACGGCCGGGGCGTGAAGGTGTTCGGCCCGGCTCCGGCCCCCATCGCCCGCATCCGGGACCGCTACCGCTGGCAGGTCGTCGTGCGCGGGCCCGACGGCGAGGTCCGGCAGCTTGCCGGGGCGGTGACGCAGGCGCTCGGCGGGCGGGGACGTCGCCGGCCGGAAGCGTTCACGGTCGACGTCGATCCCGTCAGCGTCCTGTGA
- the def gene encoding peptide deformylase produces MAVLPILRIGAPVLRQKAKPVQRVTRRHRKLIEDMRETMEKAPGVGLAANQVGVLERIVVVDPGDRFMALINPEILTSEGSDVDVEGCLSIPGVTGYVERAARIRIRALDERGRPLELDAEGYLARIIQHEVDHLDGVLFIDRASRIVQEEEGEASGREEGAPPRQLGQAAVVGSPGPDRPERGNRA; encoded by the coding sequence TTGGCCGTATTGCCGATCCTGCGGATCGGAGCGCCCGTGCTGCGCCAGAAGGCGAAGCCCGTCCAGCGGGTGACGCGGCGGCACCGGAAGCTCATCGAGGATATGCGGGAGACCATGGAGAAGGCGCCTGGCGTGGGCCTGGCGGCCAACCAGGTGGGGGTGCTGGAGCGGATCGTCGTGGTCGATCCCGGCGACCGCTTCATGGCGCTCATCAACCCGGAGATCCTCACCTCCGAAGGCTCCGACGTGGACGTCGAGGGGTGCCTCAGCATCCCCGGGGTGACCGGGTACGTGGAACGGGCGGCCCGCATCCGGATCCGCGCGCTGGACGAGCGAGGGCGCCCCCTCGAGCTCGACGCCGAAGGCTATCTCGCCCGCATCATCCAGCACGAAGTCGACCACCTCGACGGCGTGCTCTTCATCGACAGGGCGAGCCGCATCGTCCAGGAAGAGGAAGGGGAGGCGTCGGGCCGGGAAGAGGGCGCGCCGCCCCGGCAGCTCGGGCAGGCGGCCGTGGTGGGCAGCCCCGGCCCGGATCGCCCGGAGCGGGGGAATCGGGCCTGA
- the fmt gene encoding methionyl-tRNA formyltransferase yields the protein MFAGTPEFAVPSLRALARAGHAIPLVMTQPDRPKGRGMRPAPPPVKVEAQALGLQIWQPEHLEPHELTGVLRSTGAEALVVVAYAHKIPAEVLGLPRYGCINVHASLLPRWRGAAPIAWALLEGDRVTGVTIMRMDEGWDTGPILLQRAAVIGPEETAASLHDRLSETGAELLVEAVARLEAGTLQPIEQPEEGVRLAPRLQKEQGRVDWTQPAERIARRCRAFYPWPGCFTTHEGRLIKVVEARVAGQTVTGRRPGEVLGVEPGAGVLRVACGDGTVLSLARVQPEGSRSMTGLELWNGLHLEPGSILGA from the coding sequence ATCTTCGCGGGGACCCCGGAGTTTGCCGTCCCGAGCCTGCGGGCGCTGGCAAGGGCGGGACATGCCATCCCGCTGGTCATGACCCAACCGGATCGGCCCAAAGGCAGGGGCATGCGGCCGGCGCCCCCGCCCGTCAAGGTGGAGGCGCAGGCGCTCGGGCTGCAGATCTGGCAGCCCGAGCACCTCGAGCCCCATGAGCTCACGGGGGTCCTGCGGAGCACCGGCGCCGAGGCGCTGGTGGTGGTCGCTTACGCCCACAAGATCCCGGCGGAGGTACTCGGGCTTCCTCGCTACGGGTGCATCAACGTACACGCCTCCTTGCTCCCCCGCTGGCGCGGCGCGGCTCCCATCGCCTGGGCCCTTCTGGAGGGTGACCGGGTGACGGGCGTTACCATCATGCGGATGGACGAGGGCTGGGACACCGGCCCCATCTTGTTGCAGCGAGCAGCCGTGATCGGCCCCGAGGAGACGGCGGCGTCGCTCCACGACCGGCTGTCCGAGACCGGGGCCGAGCTCCTGGTGGAGGCGGTGGCGCGCCTCGAGGCGGGTACCCTGCAGCCGATCGAGCAGCCCGAAGAGGGCGTGCGGCTTGCTCCCAGGCTCCAAAAGGAGCAGGGGAGGGTGGACTGGACCCAGCCCGCCGAGCGGATCGCCCGGCGGTGCCGGGCGTTTTACCCGTGGCCGGGGTGCTTCACGACGCACGAAGGCAGGTTGATCAAGGTCGTGGAGGCGAGGGTCGCCGGGCAAACGGTCACCGGAAGGCGCCCGGGGGAGGTGCTGGGCGTCGAGCCGGGGGCAGGGGTGCTTCGGGTCGCGTGCGGGGACGGTACCGTTCTCTCCCTGGCCCGGGTCCAGCCCGAAGGGAGCCGGTCGATGACGGGCCTCGAGCTCTGGAACGGGCTCCACCTCGAGCCCGGGTCGATCCTGGGTGCGTGA
- the rsmB gene encoding 16S rRNA (cytosine(967)-C(5))-methyltransferase RsmB, which translates to MREGASLEARRLASLALGRVEDEGAYLHLALRGLLRQHATTARAAARATALAAGVLRWKTRLDWALQRVSAWPLTAVDTPVRQVLRVAAYEIGFTSTPPPIAVDLAVRLTRRLHPEASGFVNAVLRALVRASRDGMPAPAGGPVDERLAITYGHPRWLVRRWLDRFGLATTEAILRANNEPSPPTVRVNLMRTTPASLQRRWAAEGIPSAAGALVSFAVEIHLPGRSLEQLPGYDEGLFSPQSEASMLPALVVGSVAGETAADLCSAPGGKATQIAEMAEDQAHVLAFDRHAGRLGLVRRNARRLGLRSLRFAVADARRPPLGAGSLDAVLLDAPCTDLGTVRRRPDVRWRRRPEDVEEMARLQRQLLDAAAGLIRPGGRLVYSVCSFEREETTEHLAYVAERHGMQAVPVEAMAAWRGPRGTGADREGMTLLPHEVRTDGFFVVRFEPLRRV; encoded by the coding sequence GTGCGTGAGGGAGCGAGCCTGGAGGCTCGACGGCTGGCCAGCCTGGCCCTCGGGCGCGTAGAGGATGAGGGAGCGTATTTGCACCTCGCGCTCCGGGGCTTGCTGCGCCAGCACGCGACGACGGCTCGAGCGGCAGCCCGGGCGACGGCCCTGGCGGCCGGTGTGCTCAGGTGGAAGACCCGCCTGGACTGGGCGCTGCAACGGGTGAGCGCCTGGCCGCTCACGGCCGTGGATACGCCCGTTCGCCAGGTGCTGCGGGTGGCGGCCTATGAGATCGGCTTTACCTCCACGCCTCCGCCCATCGCGGTGGATCTGGCCGTACGCCTGACCCGGCGGCTCCACCCGGAGGCCTCGGGGTTCGTCAACGCGGTGCTGCGGGCTCTCGTGAGGGCCTCTCGCGACGGCATGCCGGCACCGGCCGGCGGACCGGTGGACGAGCGGTTGGCCATCACCTACGGCCACCCGCGCTGGCTCGTACGGCGATGGCTCGACCGTTTCGGGCTCGCCACCACCGAGGCCATCTTACGGGCCAACAACGAGCCGTCGCCTCCCACCGTGCGGGTCAACCTGATGCGTACCACGCCGGCTTCCCTCCAACGGCGCTGGGCCGCGGAGGGGATCCCGTCGGCGGCGGGCGCGCTGGTCTCGTTCGCCGTCGAGATCCACCTCCCCGGACGGTCGCTCGAGCAACTTCCCGGCTACGACGAGGGGCTCTTCTCGCCGCAAAGCGAGGCGAGCATGCTGCCGGCCCTCGTGGTGGGGAGCGTGGCGGGCGAGACGGCGGCCGATCTTTGCTCGGCGCCGGGCGGCAAGGCGACCCAGATTGCGGAGATGGCGGAAGACCAGGCGCATGTCCTGGCCTTCGACCGCCACGCCGGGCGGTTGGGGCTGGTGAGACGAAACGCCCGCAGGCTCGGACTCCGCTCCCTTCGTTTCGCCGTGGCCGATGCCCGGCGCCCCCCTTTGGGCGCAGGCAGCCTGGACGCGGTACTCCTCGATGCTCCCTGTACCGACCTCGGCACGGTGCGCCGCCGCCCCGACGTCCGGTGGCGCCGGCGACCCGAAGACGTGGAGGAGATGGCCCGCCTGCAGCGCCAGCTCCTGGACGCGGCGGCCGGGCTCATCCGGCCGGGCGGGCGACTCGTCTACAGCGTCTGCTCCTTCGAGCGCGAGGAGACGACCGAGCACCTGGCCTACGTCGCCGAGCGGCACGGGATGCAGGCCGTGCCCGTCGAGGCGATGGCCGCGTGGCGTGGGCCGAGAGGTACCGGCGCCGATCGAGAGGGTATGACGCTCCTGCCCCACGAGGTCCGAACGGACGGGTTCTTTGTCGTCCGATTCGAGCCGCTCCGGCGCGTATGA
- the spo0A gene encoding sporulation transcription factor Spo0A: protein MVRVLIADNNIELCETLEQYLNSLPDMEVVGTAYDGEETLAKIEALSPDVVLLDITMPHLDGLAVMERLRAAEPVNSDGTLRPLRPAVIVVTAFGREDVIQRFTELGAQYFIVKPFDLDLLAQRIRQFGTAQESAAHEEPAAAATSQGARSVSRAGADAEAQVTVLLHQIGVPAHFKGYIYLRDAVLMVVRENRMLGGSLTKEIYPRLADRYGTTPGGVEAAIRNAIMAAWEHGNRDFLATLAGLGGRRDRLPTNSLLIAKLVDRVRFGNSLAGQVLDKSA from the coding sequence GTGGTTCGAGTCCTGATCGCGGACAACAACATCGAACTCTGCGAGACGCTCGAGCAGTACCTCAACAGCCTTCCCGACATGGAGGTCGTGGGCACGGCTTACGACGGGGAGGAGACCCTGGCCAAGATCGAGGCGCTGAGCCCGGACGTGGTGTTGCTGGACATCACCATGCCCCATCTGGACGGGCTGGCGGTCATGGAAAGACTCCGTGCCGCCGAGCCGGTCAACTCCGACGGCACCTTGCGGCCGCTTCGTCCCGCCGTGATCGTCGTGACCGCCTTCGGGCGAGAGGACGTCATCCAGCGTTTCACCGAGCTGGGTGCTCAATACTTCATCGTCAAGCCGTTCGACCTCGACTTGCTGGCCCAGCGCATCCGCCAGTTTGGCACGGCGCAGGAGTCCGCCGCCCACGAAGAGCCCGCCGCCGCGGCCACTTCGCAGGGAGCGCGCTCCGTTTCGCGCGCCGGCGCCGACGCCGAAGCCCAGGTGACCGTGCTGCTGCACCAGATCGGCGTACCCGCCCATTTCAAGGGGTACATCTACCTGCGGGACGCCGTCCTCATGGTCGTGCGGGAAAACCGCATGCTGGGTGGTTCGCTCACCAAGGAGATCTACCCGAGGCTCGCGGACCGCTATGGAACGACGCCGGGCGGTGTCGAAGCGGCCATCCGCAACGCCATCATGGCCGCGTGGGAGCACGGCAATCGTGATTTCCTGGCCACGCTCGCAGGCCTCGGCGGACGGCGGGACCGGTTGCCGACCAACTCGCTGCTCATCGCCAAACTGGTCGACCGGGTGCGCTTCGGCAACTCCCTCGCGGGGCAGGTACTCGACAAGTCAGCCTGA
- a CDS encoding PP2C family protein-serine/threonine phosphatase produces MSEQGTVRPRNEDAWVARGDILAVADGMGGYAGGDVAARLALAALTDGSAPSPAGEAEVRSAFERAHRRIREASASHPEWSEMGTTLTAVWIRRGRAFIGHVGDSRAYLVRGERIEQITQDHSVTAELVRNGTLTEEEARTHPHRHVLTRALGGDGPVEVDVMSLALRPGDRLVLCTDGLTGSLESDEIGRVVRASATPRAAAEALVQRACEHRSTDNVTVVIAFIEENDLDQEDPPGVDPT; encoded by the coding sequence ATCAGCGAGCAGGGAACGGTACGTCCCCGCAACGAAGACGCTTGGGTAGCCCGGGGCGACATCCTGGCCGTCGCCGACGGGATGGGCGGCTACGCGGGCGGTGACGTCGCGGCCCGGCTGGCCCTGGCCGCCCTCACGGACGGCTCGGCACCCTCGCCGGCCGGTGAGGCGGAGGTCCGGTCAGCGTTCGAACGGGCGCACCGCCGCATCCGGGAGGCGTCGGCTTCTCATCCCGAGTGGAGCGAGATGGGGACCACCCTGACCGCGGTCTGGATCCGGCGGGGGCGAGCCTTCATCGGGCACGTCGGCGATAGCCGGGCCTACCTGGTCCGGGGGGAGCGTATCGAGCAGATCACCCAGGACCACTCCGTCACCGCCGAACTGGTGCGAAACGGCACCCTGACCGAGGAGGAGGCCCGCACTCACCCCCACCGCCACGTCTTGACGCGAGCGCTCGGGGGCGACGGCCCGGTCGAGGTCGACGTGATGAGCCTGGCGCTCCGGCCCGGGGACCGGTTGGTGCTGTGCACCGACGGCCTCACCGGCAGTCTCGAGTCTGACGAGATCGGCCGGGTCGTGCGGGCCTCCGCCACGCCCCGCGCGGCGGCCGAGGCGCTCGTGCAGCGTGCCTGCGAGCACCGCTCCACGGACAACGTAACCGTCGTGATCGCGTTCATCGAGGAGAACGACCTCGATCAGGAGGATCCCCCGGGAGTGGATCCGACGTGA
- the pknB gene encoding Stk1 family PASTA domain-containing Ser/Thr kinase, protein MTSRMHLASGRYRLIRPVGEGGMAVVYRAVDELLGRPVAVKILRPQFAGDREFVERFRREAQAAASLSHPNVVQIFDVGRDNGSHYIVMELVDGKSLKQILQEHTRLDPVAAVAVTLAVAKALSHAHRHGLIHRDIKPHNILVTTEGLVKVADFGIARAASATSLTDSGTVLGSVHYFSPEQARGQSIGVASDLYSLGIVLYEMLTGHVPFTADSPIAVAIRQIHDPVPPIRDQVPGVPPQLERTVMHLLAKDPARRPASADALYEELRRAIPEAEEFPLLSLLQRPRGHEGAGAGRGEKGRRRERSTQPERPAAAAADGAPTQVVTWPRAAAEARPGAGGREGAYAPTAGRTHRGRSRLYTVAFVVAFMAGLVWAASHFSDLLFPREVVVPNIVGRTEAEARMLLERQHLSYGVDQRIYSDSVPSGQIIRQDPESGRRVREGRKIWATVSLGPEVGVVPDLVGKSLRDAQLLLVQQGFARGEVTYGYAPDRPPNTVITQDPEPNTQLEKGRPVNLVVSRGEQPPATVTIPDLTGLPLDDARRRLEALGLQIGNTWAEYNQQYPSGAVVDQDPAPGSQVEQGWSVDVIYSQGPPPTAQEGGGAAPVLPSAPGASGGAAPQATPSPGSASAPPPGDGASGPAGPSSPAQGQAPGAAGGTGPAAATSAPSGKWRTAEVGIQVPPGKDQEVVILVIDDFGAKEVFRRTVAGGSYLAERVRGRGPSARFQVYIGGAMVEEAPFPQDGP, encoded by the coding sequence GTGACATCCAGGATGCACCTGGCTTCGGGACGCTACCGCCTCATCCGCCCGGTAGGAGAGGGCGGCATGGCAGTGGTCTACCGGGCCGTCGACGAACTCCTGGGCCGCCCCGTGGCCGTCAAGATCCTGCGGCCGCAATTCGCAGGCGACCGGGAGTTCGTCGAACGCTTCCGCCGCGAGGCGCAGGCGGCTGCGAGCCTCTCCCATCCCAACGTCGTCCAGATCTTCGACGTCGGGCGGGACAACGGTTCGCACTACATCGTCATGGAGCTGGTGGACGGGAAGAGCCTCAAGCAAATCCTGCAAGAGCACACCCGCCTCGATCCGGTGGCGGCGGTAGCCGTCACCCTGGCGGTCGCCAAGGCCCTGTCGCATGCCCACCGGCACGGGCTCATCCACCGGGACATCAAACCGCACAACATCCTGGTCACGACCGAGGGCCTGGTGAAGGTGGCGGACTTCGGCATTGCCCGGGCGGCGAGCGCCACGTCGCTGACCGATTCGGGCACGGTGCTGGGCTCCGTCCACTACTTCTCGCCCGAGCAGGCCCGGGGTCAATCCATCGGCGTGGCGAGCGACCTGTACTCCCTCGGCATCGTGCTCTACGAGATGCTGACGGGGCACGTACCGTTCACCGCCGACTCGCCCATCGCCGTCGCCATCCGGCAGATCCACGACCCGGTGCCGCCGATCCGGGACCAGGTCCCGGGCGTGCCGCCCCAGCTCGAGCGCACGGTCATGCATCTGCTGGCCAAAGACCCGGCCAGGCGTCCCGCATCGGCCGATGCCCTGTACGAGGAGCTGAGGCGGGCGATTCCCGAGGCCGAGGAGTTCCCGCTGTTGAGCTTGCTGCAGCGGCCTCGGGGACACGAGGGAGCGGGGGCCGGGCGCGGCGAGAAGGGCAGGCGTCGCGAGCGGTCCACCCAACCCGAGCGGCCGGCCGCAGCGGCTGCGGACGGCGCTCCCACCCAGGTCGTCACCTGGCCGAGGGCCGCAGCAGAGGCGCGGCCGGGCGCCGGGGGCAGGGAAGGGGCGTATGCACCTACGGCCGGTCGCACGCACAGGGGACGGTCTCGTCTTTATACGGTGGCCTTCGTCGTGGCGTTCATGGCCGGGCTGGTGTGGGCGGCGTCGCATTTCTCCGACTTGTTGTTCCCGAGGGAAGTGGTCGTGCCCAACATTGTCGGCCGTACCGAGGCCGAAGCCCGGATGCTGCTGGAGCGGCAGCACCTGAGTTACGGGGTCGACCAGCGGATCTACTCCGACTCGGTGCCGAGCGGCCAGATCATCCGCCAGGATCCCGAGTCGGGGCGCCGGGTGCGGGAGGGCCGGAAGATCTGGGCCACCGTCAGCCTGGGCCCGGAGGTCGGCGTGGTGCCGGACCTGGTGGGCAAGTCGCTGAGGGATGCACAGCTGCTCCTGGTGCAGCAGGGATTCGCCCGTGGCGAGGTAACGTATGGATATGCGCCCGACCGGCCGCCCAACACCGTCATCACCCAGGACCCCGAGCCCAACACGCAGCTCGAGAAGGGGCGTCCGGTCAACCTGGTGGTGAGCCGGGGCGAGCAGCCGCCGGCCACCGTGACCATCCCCGACCTGACGGGATTGCCCCTCGACGACGCCCGCCGGCGCCTGGAAGCGCTGGGCTTGCAGATCGGCAACACGTGGGCCGAGTACAACCAGCAGTACCCGTCGGGGGCGGTGGTCGATCAAGACCCCGCGCCGGGCAGCCAGGTCGAGCAAGGGTGGAGCGTGGACGTCATCTACAGCCAGGGACCGCCTCCGACCGCCCAGGAGGGCGGCGGGGCCGCACCGGTACTGCCCTCTGCCCCGGGCGCTTCCGGGGGAGCGGCGCCGCAGGCGACGCCCTCGCCCGGCTCGGCCTCGGCCCCGCCTCCGGGTGACGGTGCCTCCGGCCCGGCGGGCCCGAGCAGCCCGGCGCAGGGACAGGCTCCGGGGGCTGCGGGCGGGACGGGCCCGGCTGCTGCGACGAGCGCTCCGTCGGGCAAGTGGCGGACGGCCGAGGTGGGGATCCAGGTGCCCCCCGGCAAGGACCAGGAGGTGGTCATCCTCGTCATCGACGACTTCGGGGCCAAGGAGGTCTTCCGGCGGACGGTGGCGGGGGGCAGCTACCTGGCCGAACGGGTGCGCGGGCGAGGGCCTTCCGCCCGGTTCCAGGTGTACATCGGCGGCGCGATGGTGGAGGAGGCGCCCTTCCCCCAGGACGGGCCGTGA
- the rsgA gene encoding ribosome small subunit-dependent GTPase A, with the protein MARARKPSEEEGGATVRPLAKREGTVDGMVVSRRSGFYDVQLPSGDVVLATLRGNVRKRGPVLTGDRVKVRLLADGRGVVEEVGPRVTCLARPPLANVTRLVAVVPVDHPDFFLLDRVLVLGEAAGLCSVVCINKVDLDDEGQAGAWAERYRQVGYPVVLVSARTGQGMEELAGLLTGHVSTLSGPSGAGKSSILNALVPAAGAEVGEMAARIGGGRHTTRVVRLLPLPGGGLLADTPGFSRLDLVGIGSRDLDRWMPDIGRWADRCQFGESCLHRGEEGCAVARAVEEGRVSKHRYQHYRRLIDEVLAMEVRRYS; encoded by the coding sequence ATGGCGCGAGCACGCAAGCCGTCCGAGGAGGAGGGCGGAGCGACGGTGCGCCCGCTGGCGAAGCGTGAGGGCACCGTCGACGGCATGGTGGTCTCCCGCCGCTCGGGCTTCTACGACGTGCAGCTTCCGTCCGGAGACGTGGTGCTGGCCACGCTGCGGGGCAACGTGCGCAAGCGGGGCCCCGTGCTCACCGGAGATCGGGTCAAGGTGCGGCTGCTGGCCGACGGGCGGGGTGTGGTCGAAGAGGTGGGGCCCCGCGTCACGTGCCTGGCGCGGCCGCCCCTTGCCAACGTGACCCGTCTCGTGGCCGTCGTGCCGGTCGACCACCCGGACTTTTTCTTGCTGGACAGGGTGCTCGTGCTGGGGGAGGCGGCCGGTCTTTGCTCGGTGGTCTGCATCAACAAAGTCGACCTGGACGACGAGGGGCAGGCCGGGGCGTGGGCCGAGCGGTACCGGCAGGTGGGCTATCCGGTGGTGCTGGTGAGCGCCCGCACGGGCCAGGGGATGGAGGAGCTGGCCGGGCTGCTGACCGGTCACGTGAGCACGCTCAGCGGGCCGTCGGGCGCCGGCAAGTCCTCCATCCTCAACGCGCTGGTGCCGGCGGCCGGGGCGGAGGTGGGCGAGATGGCCGCCCGCATCGGCGGGGGCCGCCACACGACCCGGGTGGTCCGGCTCCTCCCCCTGCCGGGAGGGGGGCTCCTGGCCGACACGCCCGGCTTTTCCCGCCTCGACCTGGTCGGCATCGGCTCCCGTGACCTCGACCGATGGATGCCCGATATCGGCCGGTGGGCGGACCGGTGCCAGTTCGGAGAGAGCTGCCTGCACCGGGGCGAGGAGGGCTGCGCCGTTGCCCGGGCCGTCGAGGAGGGCCGGGTTTCGAAACATCGTTACCAGCACTATCGCCGCCTGATCGACGAGGTGCTGGCCATGGAGGTGCGCCGCTACTCATGA
- the rpe gene encoding ribulose-phosphate 3-epimerase: MTPPLPRVRIAPSLLAADFARLADSVSRVPNADWLHVDVMDGHFVPNLTVGPVVVAALRHVTSLPLDVHLMVESPESMVEAFARAGANHLTVHVEATHHLDRLLRHIRELGLRAGVALNPGTPVEALDYVVELADLVLVMTVNPGFGGQHFIPQMVRKVEAVRRLLEERQLSCDVEVDGGVDDKTAPALVQAGATVLVAGTFVFKDDDPAGAVTRLRRVSGAVAGFPAAGPEAGGSGRAGA, translated from the coding sequence ATGACTCCCCCGTTACCCCGGGTGCGTATCGCGCCCTCGTTGTTGGCGGCCGACTTCGCCCGGCTGGCCGATTCGGTGAGCCGGGTGCCCAACGCGGACTGGCTGCACGTCGACGTCATGGACGGCCACTTCGTGCCCAACCTGACCGTCGGCCCGGTGGTCGTTGCCGCCCTGCGGCACGTCACGTCGTTGCCCCTGGACGTCCACCTCATGGTGGAGTCACCGGAATCCATGGTCGAAGCGTTCGCCCGGGCGGGAGCCAACCATCTCACCGTGCACGTGGAGGCGACCCACCACCTGGACCGTCTCCTCAGGCACATCCGGGAACTGGGCTTGCGGGCGGGGGTCGCGCTCAATCCGGGCACGCCGGTGGAGGCCCTCGACTACGTGGTCGAACTGGCCGACCTCGTGCTGGTCATGACGGTCAACCCCGGCTTCGGCGGGCAGCACTTCATCCCCCAGATGGTGCGCAAGGTGGAGGCCGTGCGCCGCCTGCTGGAAGAGCGCCAGCTCTCGTGCGACGTCGAGGTCGACGGAGGAGTCGATGACAAGACCGCTCCCGCCCTCGTGCAAGCCGGGGCGACGGTGCTGGTGGCCGGCACCTTCGTGTTCAAGGACGACGACCCGGCCGGCGCGGTGACCCGGCTGCGCCGCGTGAGCGGCGCGGTCGCGGGGTTCCCGGCGGCGGGCCCCGAGGCGGGAGGGTCGGGGCGCGCGGGAGCATGA
- the rpmB gene encoding 50S ribosomal protein L28, with amino-acid sequence MARVCRICGKGAQTGFNVSKSYRHTHRRWMPNLHRRRIVVEGRVERAYICTRCLKKGKVQLAV; translated from the coding sequence GTGGCCAGAGTTTGCCGGATTTGTGGCAAGGGAGCACAGACGGGCTTCAACGTGAGCAAGTCGTACCGCCATACCCACCGGCGCTGGATGCCCAACCTGCACCGCCGGCGGATCGTGGTGGAGGGCCGGGTGGAGCGCGCCTACATTTGCACCCGGTGCCTGAAGAAGGGCAAGGTGCAGCTCGCCGTCTGA